A region of Tigriopus californicus strain San Diego chromosome 7, Tcal_SD_v2.1, whole genome shotgun sequence DNA encodes the following proteins:
- the LOC131883254 gene encoding uncharacterized protein LOC131883254, whose protein sequence is MAGDEEKKAPSSGRILKPVDIPIYGFPETPKPQLKVVESEPGWIKSAFTAIRLSLREVTGPLGDVQDKVNHIYETGVAHSKGAYNDLMEEDNGAARLGVIAAGGLLGYTVGALRGRLFKKLFYSTLGFGGSAAVCYPQEANALSKEALDEGRQIGLIAYNFVTGVEPESSKVDISLLTEEDKKDLESVPSKQ, encoded by the exons ATGGCTGGTGATGAGGAGAAAAAGGCTCCTTCATCGGGACGAATTCTCAAACCCGTGGATATCCCGATATACGGATTTCCAGAGACCCCCAAACC CCAGTTAAAAGTGGTCGAGTCCGAGCCCGGATGGATCAAATCCGCCTTCACCGCCATTAGATTGAGTCTCAGGGAAGTCACCGGTCCTTTGGGAGACGTGCAAGACAAAGTAAACCACATTTATGAAACGGGCGTGGCTCATTCCAAGG GAGCCTACAATGATTTGATGGAAGAAGACAATGGAGCCGCCCGTTTAGGTGTGATTGCTGCCGGTGGCTTATTGGGCTACACCGTGGGCGCCTTAAGAGGACGTCTGTTCAAGAAGCTGTTCTATTCCACCTTGGGCTTCGGTGGATCTGCGGCCGTCTGTTACCCTCAAGAGGCCAATGCTTTGAGTAAGGAGGCCTTGGATGAAGGCCGCCAAATCGGTCTTATCGCTTACAACTTCGTCACAGGAG TGGAACCGGAGTCTTCCAAAGTGGATATTTCTCTCTTAACCGAGGAAGACAAAAAG gATCTTGAATCAGTCCCATCCAAGCAGTGA
- the LOC131883253 gene encoding inositol hexakisphosphate kinase 3-like → MAHPDPRPSPSKPEDRRPSPASSPNQVQLEPFVHQVGGHFPMVCLDASIVCKPLNEREHRFYLSVPYMLRAIIPGFEGTMEIEASEDEDGYITLRGNPPPEYIQKQRRRNRISQIRRSDRIGGEAKDSTPAKDPPHYRLKRKESLEIEPALSHDDESELDESGLRRKSSSECSSQGPESSGTVCGTQEEAFCNPWALKCHRDHLKKLGILKSSQSEDPEGPAGREHTSSEDISTASSSSSAFVASKASKKTSRSNPQLYLLLENLVSRYRHPCVLDLKIGTRQYADDVSAAKKQRKIAKAENSTSSTLGLRLCGMQVYKAKNGRYVCHNKYFGRTLNNQGLKSTIEEFLINEETVRMDIVDRLLDKLERMRKIITSLESFRFYTSSLLITYDGYGLNKIDLRIIDFAHSTHKDFEDAVVHKGPDDGFLFGLNNFLGILAEIRKKAVI, encoded by the exons ATGGCGCATCCCGACCCTCGTCCCAGTCCTTCGAAGCCCGAGGATCGTCGTCCCTCGCCCGCGTCATCCCCCAATCAAGTCCAATTGGAGCCTTTCGTCCATCAAGTGGGTGGGCACTTCCCCATGGTGTGTCTGGATGCCTCCATTGTGTGCAAACCCCTCAATGAGCGCGAACATCGCTTCTATCTCAGTGTGCCATATATGCTCAG AGCTATCATTCCGGGGTTTGAGGGTACGATGGAAATCGAGGCCTCGGAGGATGAGGATGGGTATATAACTCTGCGGGGGAATCCACCTCCGGAATACATACAGAAACAGCGACGAAGGAACCGAATTAGTCAGATCCGCCGATCCGATCGCATTGGTGGCGAGGCCAAGGACTCGACTCCGGCCAAGGATCCGCCTCATTATCGCTTGAAGCGGAAAGAGTCGTTGGAAATCGAGCCAGCCCTCTCCCATGACGACGAGAGCGAGTTGGATGAATCCGGACTTCGTCGCAAAAGCAGCTCCGAGTGTTCTAGCCAAGGACCCGAGTCCTCGGGGACCGTGTGTGGCACCCAAGAAGAGGCCTTTTGTAATCCATGGGCCCTGAAGTGTCATCGAGATCACTTGAAAAAACTGGGCATCCTCAAGTCGAGTCAGTCTGAGGACCCCGAGGGTCCTGCCGGTCGAGAGCATACCTCTTCGGAAGACATTAGTACGGCCTCGAGCTCATCCTCAGCCTTTGTGGCTTCGAAGGCCAGCAAGAAAACCAGTCGCTCCAATCCTCAGCTCTATCTGTTATTGGAGAACCTCGTGAGTCGCTATCGGCATCCGTGCGTGTTGGACTTGAAAATCGGCACCCGACAATACGCGGACGATGTGAGTGCGGCCAAAAAGCAGCGAAAGATTGCCAAGGCCGAAAATAGTACCTCGTCCACCCTTGGCTTGCGACTGTGCGGGATGCAGGTGTACAAAGCCAAGAACGGTCGGTATGTGTGCCATAATAAGTACTTTGGACGTACGCTCAACAACCAGGGATTGAAAAGCACCATCGAGGAGTTTCTCATCAACGAGGAGACCGTACGGATGGATATCGTGGATCGACTTTTGGATAAGCTAGAGCGGATGCGAAAAATCATCACGTCCTTGGAGTCGTTCCGATTCTACACGAGCTCACTTCTGATCACATACGATGGATACgggttgaacaaaattgacttGAGAATCATCGACTTTGCTCATTCGACCCATAAAGACTTTGAGGACGCCGTGGTTCACAAGGGTCCGGATGATGGATTCTTGTTCGGATTGAACAATTTCTTGGGTATACTCGCTGAAATCCGAAAGAAGGCCGTGATTTAA
- the LOC131883252 gene encoding TRPL translocation defect protein 14-like codes for MKLLTDLETVMQREQNKTKIWKLVLTGGPCGGKTTGQSRISTFFENLGWKVYRVPETATVLISGGVNFADLSPEAAEKFQENLLKTMIQMEDTYFDLANAVADRNVLVICDRGTMDASAFISREQWERILARLGLDEVEMRDNRYNQVIHMVTAAKGAEQFYTVEHHAARSEGLDEARERDTRAAEAWVGHPYVDIVDNSSDFETKINNLITRVAWSMGLDVGDRLRSGAKKVKFVVNGPLPGDHAFPSFRDFTVHHHYLQTNSRMMQSRLRKRGRKGKWSYTHTIRKQVSGQMIEVKIPLTHRDYSTLLSQEDSNHFPVYKTRRCFLFQNQYFQMDIYKEPCHGRCKGLMLLETYTTLTGEDLLKRLPPFLNLGNNVTGDSAFSMFNLSLRDDWANNKKFCHRLSDDEDEDEDVKRVTKQAQNRLDASMSRQSSPNGSQLLTPEGE; via the exons atgaagctcCTCACTGATCTAGAGACAGTCATGCAGCGAGAACAGAACAAAACCAAGATTTGGAAGCTCGTGCTCACGGGTGGACCGTGCGGTGGCAAGACCACGGGTCAATCCCGAATCTCTACCTTCTTCGAGAATCTGGGATGGAAGGTCTACCGAGTCCCCGAAACTGCCACCGTGCTCATTTCTGGAGGAGTCAACTTTGCCGATCTCAGTCCGGAAGCGGCGGAAAAGTTTCAG GAAAACTTGCTGAAGACCATGATCCAAATGGAAGACACCTACTTCGACTTGGCCAATGCTGTGGCGGACCGAAACGTGCTTGTGATTTGTGATCGGGGCACCATGGATGCCTCAGCTTTTATCTCCCGGGAACAATGGGAACGCATCTTAGCCCGACTGGGTCTCGATGAGGTCGAAATGCGAGACAATCGCTACAACCAG GTGATCCATATGGTGACGGCTGCCAAGGGAGCGGAACAGTTTTACACGGTGGAACATCATGCTGCCCGAAGCGAAGGGTTAGATGAAGCTCGAGAGCGTGATACCCGAGCTGCCGAAGCATGGGTGGGACATCCATATGTGGATATTGTGGATAACTCGTcggattttgaaacaaaaatcaacaacCTCATTACGCGAGTGGCATGGAGTATGGGCTTGGATGTGGGAGACAG ATTGAGATCTGGTGCTAAGAAAGTCAAGTTCGTGGTGAATGGTCCCCTTCCTGGCGACCATGCCTTTCCCAGTTTTCGAGATTTCACGGTCCACCACCATTACCTCCAGACCAACTCGAGGATGATGCAATCCCGACTCCGGAAACGCGGTCGCAAGGGGAAATGGAGCTACACGCATACCATCCGGAAGCAAGTCTCAG GCCAAATGATCGAAGTCAAGATCCCCCTGACTCACCGTGACTACAGCACGCTTTTGTCTCAGGAGGACTCGAACCATTTCCCCGTGTACAAGACCAGGCGGTGTTTCTTGTTCCAGAATCAGtactttcaaatggatatCTACAAAGAACCCTGTCACGGAAGGTGTAAG GGCCTGATGCTCCTGGAAACTTACACAACCTTGACTGGTGAGGACCTCTTGAAGCGGTTGCCTCCTTTCCTCAATTTAG GCAATAATGTGACTGGGGACTCGGCCTTCTCGATGTTCAATTTGTCCCTCCGAGATGATTGGGCCAATAACAAGAAGTTCTGTCATCGATTGTCagatgacgaggatgaggatgaagacgTCAAAAGAGTGACCAAACAGGCCCAGAATCGATTAGACGCCAGCATGTCCCGACAATCCAGTCCCAATGGTAGTCAACTCCTTACTCCCGAAGGAGAATAG
- the LOC131883245 gene encoding calnexin-like has product MRFLSDLTVWLALMVLVTAHLPEDNGDDEAQVESEDFEGPSVTSEHVKSEDDVIYITPETHPDVFFAEHFDDEAYFSKKWTKSQAKKDGTDAAIAKYDGEWSLETATKDPLNGDMGLVMKSKAKHAAISAKLRKPFQFHSKPLVIQYELNFQNGQDCGGGYIKLLSHSKDMDLRYFTDKTPYTIMFGPDKCGSDAKLHFIFRHVNPLNKTVEEKHCKKLDTKERTLFEEFFKDKRPHLYRLILNPDNTFEISVDYKLFNHGTLMDHFEPPVNPPAEIDDPMDEKPKDWDEREKIPDPDSVKPADWDESQPKQIQDESATMPDGWLEDEPDMIPDSTAEKPDDWDDDLDGEWEAPLVNNPICESAPGCGKWVQPMIENPRYKGKWFPALINNPNYKGKWKPRKIPNPDYFHDPEPFKMTSIGAVGIELWSMSDDIYFDNLLITDSLDIAKEWSADTFDLKVQKLDASDAGTIRRIINYSNRNPWLYAVYLVVVGLPLVLIVTFCCSGSGDSSDKDIPTEGGKNQLNPKKTDEVQDDDQPEDEDRGDNDEDQEEAQEGEEEEEEEEEEEPEEVTRRSTRKRRARKE; this is encoded by the coding sequence ATGCGCTTCTTGAGTGATTTGACCGTTTGGCTGGCCCTCATGGTCTTGGTCACGGCCCATTTGCCCGAAGACAATGGCGACGATGAGGCCCAGGTAGAGAGCGAGGATTTTGAGGGGCCTTCAGTCACGAGTGAACACGTTAAATCCGAGGATGATGTGATTTATATTACGCCGGAAACGCATCCTGATGTGTTTTTTGCCGAGCACTTTGATGACGAAGCCTACTTCAGCAAGAAGTGGACCAAGTCTCAGGCCAAGAAGGACGGAACAGATGCAGCAATTGCTAAGTATGATGGGGAATGGTCCCTGGAAACCGCTACCAAAGACCCGTTGAACGGGGATATGGGATTGGTGATGAAAAGCAAGGCCAAACATGCGGCTATTTCGGCCAAGCTGCGTAAACCTTTTCAGTTTCATAGCAAGCCTTTAGTGATTCAGTATGAGTTGAACTTTCAAAATGGCCAGGATTGCGGTGGGGGGTACATCAAGTTGTTGAGTCATTCCAAAGACATGGATCTGAGATATTTCACGGATAAAACGCCCTACACGATCATGTTCGGACCGGATAAGTGCGGTTCAGACGCCAAGCTTCACTTCATTTTCCGACATGTCAACCCATTGAATAAGACGGTGGAAGAGAAACATTGCAAGAAACTGGATACCAAAGAAAGAACATTGTTCGAGGAGTTTTTCAAGGATAAGCGGCCTCATCTGTACCGGTTGATCTTGAATCCCGATAACACCTTCGAAATCTCAGTGGATTACAAGCTGTTCAATCACGGCACCCTCATGGACCACTTCGAGCCACCGGTCAATCCCCCCGCGGAAATTGATGACCCCATGGACGAGAAACCCAAGGATTGGGATGAGCGGGAGAAGATTCCCGACCCCGATTCAGTTAAACCCGCAGATTGGGACGAGAGCCAGCCTAAGCAAATCCAAGACGAAAGTGCCACCATGCCCGACGGTTGGTTGGAAGATGAGCCTGATATGATCCCAGATAGCACGGCCGAAAAGCCCGATGATTGGGACGACGACTTGGATGGCGAATGGGAGGCTCCTCTAGTCAACAACCCGATTTGTGAGTCTGCCCCCGGCTGTGGCAAATGGGTTCAGCCCATGATTGAAAACCCCAGGTACAAAGGGAAGTGGTTCCCAGCCCTGATCAACAACCCTAACTACAAGGGCAAGTGGAAACCGAGGAAGATTCCTAATCCCGATTACTTTCACGATCCTGAGCCGTTCAAAATGACCAGCATTGGAGCCGTAGGCATCGAGCTATGGTCCATGTCCGATGATATCTATTTTGATAACCTGTTAATTACCGACAGCTTGGACATTGCCAAGGAGTGGTCCGCAGATACGTTTGATCTCAAAGTCCAGAAGTTGGACGCCAGCGATGCTGGAACGATCCGTCGAATCATCAACTATTCCAACCGAAACCCATGGCTATACGCAGTGTACTTAGTCGTGGTGGGATTACCTTTGGTGTTGATCGTGACCTTCTGTTGCTCGGGCTCGGGCGACTCCTCGGACAAGGACATTCCAACGGAGGGTGGAAAGAATCAGCTCAACCCAAAGAAGACGGACGAGGTTCAAGACGATGACCAACCAGAAGACGAAGATCGAGGCGACAATGACGAAGATCAGGAAGAAGCTCAAGAAggcgaggaagaggaagaggaggaggaggaggaagagccTGAGGAAGTGACGAGGCGCTCCACAAGGAAACGCCGCGCCCGGAAAGAATAA